One genomic segment of Carassius carassius chromosome 21, fCarCar2.1, whole genome shotgun sequence includes these proteins:
- the LOC132097276 gene encoding protein-lysine 6-oxidase-like isoform X2, producing the protein MVSDDPYDPYKSVRNSPYDPYYNHYDSYRPRPRSTPRHPGHGTRYFQNGLPDLVVDPYMIQVSTYVQRVPMYSLRCAAEENCLASSAANARDYDTRVLLRFPQRVKNQGTADFLPSRPRYAWEWHSCHNHYHSMNEFCHYDLLDSSTQQRVAEGHKASFCLEDTSCDPGYYRRYACTSHTQGLSPGCYDTYSADIDCQWIDITDVQPGRYTLKITVNPGFQVPESDFSNNVVRCDIHYTGNYAHASGCSMTPH; encoded by the exons ATGGTGTCCGATGACCCCTACGACCCCTACAAGTCCGTCAGGAACAGTCCCTACGACCCATACTACAACCACTACGACTCGTACAGACCCAGACCGAGGAGCACACCTCGACACCCCGGACACGGAACCAGATACTTCCAGAACG GTCTCCCGGATCTGGTGGTGGACCCCTACATGATCCAGGTGTCCACGTATGTCCAGAGAGTGCCCATGTACAGCCTCCGGTGCGCGGCCGAGGAGAACTGCCTGGCCAG TTCTGCTGCAAACGCACGAGATTACGACACCAGGGTCCTGCTGAGGTTCCCGCAGCGCGTGAAGAATCAAGGAACCGCAGACTTTCTTCCCAGCAGACCGAGATACGCCTGGGAATGGCACAGCTGTCACAA TCACTATCACAGCATGAATGAGTTCTGTCATTACGACCTGCTGGACTCCAGCACACAGCAGCGCGTCGCCGAGGGTCATAAAGCCAGCTTCTGTCTGGAGGACACGTCCTGTGACCCCGGATACTACCGCCGATACGCATGCACCTCTCACACACAG GGTTTGAGTCCCGGATGTTACGACACCTACAGCGCAGACATCGACTGTCAGTGGATCGATATCACAGACGTCCAGCCGGGACGCTACACGCTGAAG ATTACAGTGAACCCAGGCTTCCAGGTGCCAGAGTCGGACTTCAGTAATAATGTAGTTCGCTGTGACATTCACTACACCGGAAATTACGCGCACGCATCCGGCTGCAGCATGACGCC ACACTAG
- the LOC132097276 gene encoding protein-lysine 6-oxidase-like isoform X1, which yields MARTGFGVVLLFLCVSARVLPVFSQLHPGSRARTRWTNRGRLYQLVSPGSQYEPPGRRAANRAEPAPVTVITARQNTSASSSDGMVSDDPYDPYKSVRNSPYDPYYNHYDSYRPRPRSTPRHPGHGTRYFQNGLPDLVVDPYMIQVSTYVQRVPMYSLRCAAEENCLASSAANARDYDTRVLLRFPQRVKNQGTADFLPSRPRYAWEWHSCHNHYHSMNEFCHYDLLDSSTQQRVAEGHKASFCLEDTSCDPGYYRRYACTSHTQGLSPGCYDTYSADIDCQWIDITDVQPGRYTLKITVNPGFQVPESDFSNNVVRCDIHYTGNYAHASGCSMTP from the exons ATGGCTCGGACCGGCTTCGGTGTCGTTctgctgtttctgtgtgtttcTGCTCGCGTTCTGCCGGTGTTCTCTCAGCTTCACCCGGGATCGAGAGCGCGGACGCGATGGACGAATAGGGGGCGCTTGTATCAGCTGGTGAGCCCCGGGTCTCAGTACGAGCCACCGGGACGAAGAGCGGCGAACCGAGCAGAGCCAGCCCCGGTGACCGTGATCACAGCCCGGCAGAACACCAGCGCGAGCTCCAGTGACGGGATGGTGTCCGATGACCCCTACGACCCCTACAAGTCCGTCAGGAACAGTCCCTACGACCCATACTACAACCACTACGACTCGTACAGACCCAGACCGAGGAGCACACCTCGACACCCCGGACACGGAACCAGATACTTCCAGAACG GTCTCCCGGATCTGGTGGTGGACCCCTACATGATCCAGGTGTCCACGTATGTCCAGAGAGTGCCCATGTACAGCCTCCGGTGCGCGGCCGAGGAGAACTGCCTGGCCAG TTCTGCTGCAAACGCACGAGATTACGACACCAGGGTCCTGCTGAGGTTCCCGCAGCGCGTGAAGAATCAAGGAACCGCAGACTTTCTTCCCAGCAGACCGAGATACGCCTGGGAATGGCACAGCTGTCACAA TCACTATCACAGCATGAATGAGTTCTGTCATTACGACCTGCTGGACTCCAGCACACAGCAGCGCGTCGCCGAGGGTCATAAAGCCAGCTTCTGTCTGGAGGACACGTCCTGTGACCCCGGATACTACCGCCGATACGCATGCACCTCTCACACACAG GGTTTGAGTCCCGGATGTTACGACACCTACAGCGCAGACATCGACTGTCAGTGGATCGATATCACAGACGTCCAGCCGGGACGCTACACGCTGAAG ATTACAGTGAACCCAGGCTTCCAGGTGCCAGAGTCGGACTTCAGTAATAATGTAGTTCGCTGTGACATTCACTACACCGGAAATTACGCGCACGCATCCGGCTGCAGCATGACGCCGTAA
- the prr16 gene encoding protein Largen, with protein sequence MSVSAAAEDGGVSKAQVKRQIRSIVKDLEHILGDLKDVAKELKEVVEEIDCLTSDLRLEEDLTDGSKTDTLNSSSSSTTTASSVKIYPEETLFRPPAVLKRPTPCSTPSRAQEITLMQNGAPSRDPKTFGCPQSTRERVRFSEKVQYHGYCPDCDSNSTDLHLHTELIDARHSPVHQSPEIASTAFPSQKPHKTILRKSTSTTV encoded by the exons ATGTCCGTGAGCGCGGCGGCGGAGGACGGAGGCGTCAGTAAAGCGCAGGTCAAGCGTCAGATCAGGAGCATCGTGAAGGATCTCGAGCACATCCTGGGAGACCTGAAGGATGTGGCGAAGGAGCTGAAAGAG GTGGTGGAGGAGATCGACTGCCTGACGTCTGACCTCCGTCTGGAGGAGGATCTGACAGACGGCTCAAAGACAGACACACTCAACAGCAGCTCCAGCAGCACCACCACGGCCTCCAGCGTCAAGATCTACCCCGAGGAGACGCTCTTCAGACCTCCAGCCGTCCTGAAGAGACCCACACCCTGCAGCACTCCGTCCAGAGCCCAGGAGATCACGCTGATGCAGAACGGAGCGCCCAGCAGAGACCCAAAGACATTCGGCTGTCCTCAGAGCACGAGAGAGCGCGTGCGCTTCAGCGAGAAGGTGCAGTATCACGGCTACTGCCCAGACTGTGACAGCAACAGTACAGATCTGCACTTACACACCGAGCTGATCGATGCAAGACACAGTCCTGTCCATCAGAGCCCCGAGATCGCCAGCACCGCCTTCCCCTCACAGAAACCACACAAAACCATTCTACGCAAGTCCACCAGCACCACCGTCTGA